The genomic DNA ATTGAACCTAATTCGACCTGACAGACTTCGCCCCAGTCCGCGCTGGCAATGGCAGCACCGCCGTGATCTCACAAAAGGCGTGGCACAGCACGAGAACTGCCGGAAGTGATCGGCCGAGTTCGGCCTCGTTGAGTATTGCTCTCCCGAAGGCTCAACCGCTCCAGCTCGTCCGCCATGCCTCCGTTTTGTCCGGCATCCCGGCTAAGCCGTCGGCAAGGAGCCCAATGGCAGCGTACTCCACCGAGGCCACGGCAGTTCTGCCGCCGACCACCCCGTACTCCAAGCTGACTGTGGGAGTGCCCCGCGAAATATACCCAAACGAGCGCCGTGTGGCTCTCACCCCTCAGAATGTTGCCCTCCTGCTCAAGAAGGGCTTCTCCCAGGTTCTTGTTGAGAAAGGTGCTGGTGCCGAAGCCGATTTCCTGGACGATGCCtatgccgccgccggtgctACCTTGGTTGACGATGCTTCTGCTGTCTGGAAAGGTTCAGACGTTGTGCTCAAGGTCCGAGGGCCAagtgcggaggaggttgatctGACACGAGAAGACCAGACCGTTATCAGCTTCCTTCAACCGGCCCAGAACAAGGCACTCGTGGAGAAACTCGCGGCTCGCAAAGCCACCTCATTCGCTATGGATCTTATTCCCCGTATTTCTCGAGCTCAGGTCTTTGACGCCCTCAGCAGCATGGCCAACATTGCTGGGTACAAGGCGGTGCTCGAAGCATCCAACAACTTTGGTCGTTTCTTAACTGGTCAGGTCACTGCTGCTGGTAAAATTCCGCCCTGTAAGGTTCTCGTCATTGGTGCCGGTGTTGCTGGCTTGAGCGCAATTGCAACTGCAAGGAGACTCGGTGCAATCGTTCGTGGATTCGACACTCGGCCTGCTGCAAGAGAACAGGTTCAGTCGCTTGGCGCCGAGTTCATCGAAGTTGAGATCGAAGAAGATGGCTCTGGTGCAGGCGGTTACGCCAAAGAGATGTCGAAAGAGTTCatcgaggccgagatgaaGCTTTTTACCGAGCAAGCCCGTGAAGtggacatcatcatcaccaccgccctgaTTCCTGGAAGACCTGCGCCCAAACTCATCACCAAAGCCATGATTGAGATCATGAAGCCTGGATCTGTTATTGTCgatcttgctgctgaggctggtGGAAACTGCGAAAAGACCGAACCCGGAAAGCTGATTACCTACAAGGATGTCAAGATCATTGGTAAGTCGTGGCACGGGAGCAGTACCCGAGGTTGCTCGTGACTAAAGTAAGACAGGTTACACCGACTTCCCCTCTAGGCTACCGACCCAATCTTCAACTCTGTACTCGAACAATATCACCAAATTCTTCCTGTCCATGGCACCGAAGGATAAGGAATTTGGCATCGATCTGAAAGACGAAGTCGTACGCGGCGCTATTGTGACACAAGAAGGCCATATCCTCCCGCCAGCACCCCgaccagcacctccccctgCTCCCGCCGCTGCCTCGACTGCCGCAAAAGAAGCCGAAGTCGTAGCACTTACACCATGGCAAAAGGCAACTCGTGAGGTTTCTCTGATCACTGGTGGTATGGGCTCGGCTGTCGCATTGGGCAAGTTCACTACTCCCTTGTTTATGGGCAACGCCTTTACCTTTGCTTTGGCCTCTCTGATCGGATACCGTGTTGTCTGGAACGTCGCTCCTGCCTTGCATTCACCTCTCATGAGTGTGACCAACGCCATCTCTGGAATGGTCGGcgttggtggtttgttcaTTCTCGGTGGAGGATACTTGCCTGAAACGATCCCTCAAGTCTTTGGTGCCGCCTCTGTCCTGCTCGCTTTCGTCAacattggtggtgggttcGTCATCACAAAGCGCATGCTCGACATGTTCCGCCGTGCTACTGATCCTCCCGAGTACCCGTGGCTTTATGGAATCCCGGCCCTCGTGTTTGGAGGTGGCTTCATCGCTGCGGCCTCGAGCGGAGCTGCAGGCCTTGTTCAAGCTGGCTATCTTGTGAGCTCGATCCTTTGCATCACCTCTATTTCGGGTCTTGCATCGCAAGCAACTGCCCGTATGGGAAATATGCTGGGTATTTTGGGCGTCGTGTCCGGTGTTCTCGCTTCCTTGTTGGCAGTCGGCTTCACCCCTGAAGTTCTCACTCAGTTTGGTGGTCTTGCTACGCTCGGAACAATCTTGGGCTTCCTCATCGGCAAGCGCATCACCCCTACCGATCTTCCTCAGACTGTCGCTGCCCTACATTCCGTGGTCGGCCTTGCTGCCGTCTTGACCAGTATCGGAAGCGTTATGGCTGATGTCACTGACCTCTCGATGCTTCACATGGTAACTGGCTATCTTGGCGTCCTCATCGGCGGTATCACCTTCACCGGATCGATTGTTGCCTTCATGAAGCTTGCCGGTAAGATGTCCTCTAAGCCGCTTCGGCTGCCAGGTCGTCATGCCGTCAACGCCGGTCTACTCGGTGCGAATGTGGTCACCATGGGCACGTTTGTCACCATGGCTCC from Podospora pseudoanserina strain CBS 124.78 chromosome 2, whole genome shotgun sequence includes the following:
- a CDS encoding hypothetical protein (COG:C; EggNog:ENOG503NYXQ), which codes for MSRSLLQPALACNTASCMPRPYQRSRPVERASRPSLTAVARVFDFAPVRAGNGSTAVISQKAWHSTRTAGSDRPSSASLSIALPKAQPLQLVRHASVLSGIPAKPSARSPMAAYSTEATAVLPPTTPYSKLTVGVPREIYPNERRVALTPQNVALLLKKGFSQVLVEKGAGAEADFLDDAYAAAGATLVDDASAVWKGSDVVLKVRGPSAEEVDLTREDQTVISFLQPAQNKALVEKLAARKATSFAMDLIPRISRAQVFDALSSMANIAGYKAVLEASNNFGRFLTGQVTAAGKIPPCKVLVIGAGVAGLSAIATARRLGAIVRGFDTRPAAREQVQSLGAEFIEVEIEEDGSGAGGYAKEMSKEFIEAEMKLFTEQAREVDIIITTALIPGRPAPKLITKAMIEIMKPGSVIVDLAAEAGGNCEKTEPGKLITYKDVKIIGYTDFPSRLPTQSSTLYSNNITKFFLSMAPKDKEFGIDLKDEVVRGAIVTQEGHILPPAPRPAPPPAPAAASTAAKEAEVVALTPWQKATREVSLITGGMGSAVALGKFTTPLFMGNAFTFALASLIGYRVVWNVAPALHSPLMSVTNAISGMVGVGGLFILGGGYLPETIPQVFGAASVLLAFVNIGGGFVITKRMLDMFRRATDPPEYPWLYGIPALVFGGGFIAAASSGAAGLVQAGYLVSSILCITSISGLASQATARMGNMLGILGVVSGVLASLLAVGFTPEVLTQFGGLATLGTILGFLIGKRITPTDLPQTVAALHSVVGLAAVLTSIGSVMADVTDLSMLHMVTGYLGVLIGGITFTGSIVAFMKLAGKMSSKPLRLPGRHAVNAGLLGANVVTMGTFVTMAPGAPLIAAGALAANTVLSFIKGYTTTAAIGGADMPVVITVLNAYSGFALVAEGFMLNNPLLTTVGALIGVSGSILSYVMCVAMNRSLVNVLFGGISAPTTSDYKIEGSVTQTNVEETADALTNAESVIIVVGYGMAVAKAQYAISDITQMLRSKGIKVRFAIHPVAGRMPGQCNVLLAEASVPYDIVLEMDEINDDFGETDVTLVIGANDTVNPIALEPGSPIAGMPVLHAWKSKQVIVMKRGLASGYGEFDGTLLWLGTMTDDC